From Phaeocystidibacter marisrubri, the proteins below share one genomic window:
- the nhaC gene encoding Na+/H+ antiporter NhaC, translating into MVANRRPSLGMALTPVIFLIIALALNVFIFSKEEFKEVGADPLSGSNQMILIIAGLVAGGMAIRFGKSWEDVFEAVSKSIMDTTKAILILLMIGALAGGWLISGVIPAFVHYGIQIMNPNYFLPAAIIISAIISVATGSSWNTTATIGLAFMGIGSALGFSPPITAGAVISGAYFGDKMSPLSDTTNLAPAMAGTDLVTHIRYMTITTVPSIIITIIVFTLIGLFGDTNVTGTSSLNISEDILARFNITPWLMLVPLVTLGLIIAKVDAVISILVGALAGGVFALIFQPHIVAEIAGVTSLDGYSGYLGVFRGLTEGAQLGGDHPVLGDLLNSSGMSGMMTTIWLIISAMFFGGAMQSAGFLRRISQAIVSLTESAAGLITSTIGTGFFLNLTASDQYLAIVIPGKMYKDIYKERGLAPENLSRSLEDSGTVTSALVPWNTCGAYQSSALGVATGDYFIYAIFNWLSPMMSIAFAYLNIKIKRTKSKTSPSDESSES; encoded by the coding sequence ATGGTCGCCAACAGACGTCCCTCCCTCGGAATGGCCCTTACCCCGGTCATTTTTCTGATTATTGCCCTTGCGTTAAACGTGTTTATCTTTTCGAAAGAAGAGTTCAAAGAAGTTGGTGCTGACCCTCTTTCTGGAAGTAACCAGATGATCCTTATCATTGCCGGCTTGGTTGCGGGTGGAATGGCCATTCGCTTTGGAAAGAGTTGGGAGGATGTATTTGAAGCTGTATCCAAGAGCATCATGGACACCACCAAGGCCATTCTCATCTTGTTGATGATTGGTGCATTGGCAGGTGGTTGGCTGATTAGTGGTGTGATTCCAGCATTCGTGCACTACGGAATTCAAATCATGAACCCGAACTACTTTTTGCCGGCAGCCATCATTATTTCTGCCATTATTTCGGTAGCTACGGGGAGTAGTTGGAATACCACCGCCACCATTGGACTCGCTTTCATGGGCATTGGCTCTGCTTTGGGGTTTTCGCCTCCCATCACAGCAGGTGCAGTAATTAGCGGTGCGTACTTTGGCGATAAGATGTCGCCCTTAAGTGACACCACCAACCTCGCTCCTGCCATGGCTGGAACAGATTTGGTGACCCACATCCGCTATATGACCATAACCACGGTGCCGAGTATTATCATTACCATCATAGTCTTCACTCTGATTGGTCTTTTTGGAGATACCAACGTGACTGGAACAAGTTCATTGAATATTTCTGAAGATATCCTCGCTCGATTCAACATCACACCATGGTTGATGCTGGTGCCGTTGGTCACTTTGGGGTTGATTATAGCAAAGGTAGATGCAGTTATTTCCATCCTAGTTGGAGCTCTTGCGGGTGGTGTATTTGCCCTCATCTTTCAACCTCATATTGTAGCCGAAATTGCGGGTGTCACCTCGCTAGATGGCTATTCTGGATATTTGGGTGTGTTTAGAGGACTCACCGAGGGTGCCCAATTGGGAGGAGATCATCCTGTACTTGGGGATTTGTTGAATTCTTCTGGTATGTCGGGAATGATGACAACCATCTGGCTCATCATCTCAGCGATGTTCTTTGGTGGAGCCATGCAATCAGCGGGCTTCTTGCGCAGAATTTCACAAGCCATCGTCTCCCTTACAGAATCTGCCGCAGGACTTATTACGTCAACCATCGGAACAGGCTTCTTTCTCAACCTAACCGCCTCCGATCAGTACTTAGCCATCGTGATTCCGGGAAAGATGTACAAAGACATCTACAAAGAGCGAGGTCTAGCTCCTGAAAACTTATCTCGTTCATTAGAAGACAGTGGAACCGTTACCAGCGCTCTCGTTCCTTGGAATACCTGCGGAGCGTATCAGAGTAGTGCATTGGGAGTTGCCACAGGCGATTACTTCATTTACGCCATTTTCAACTGGCTCAGTCCAATGATGAGCATCGCGTTCGCCTATCTGAACATCAAGATTAAGAGAACGAAATCTAAAACCAGCCCTTCCGACGAAAGTAGCGAATCATAA
- a CDS encoding Maf family nucleotide pyrophosphatase: MKRFQKIILGSGSPRRKQLLADLGYDFEVRVSDADESAPNHLSAEETVEWVARSKAQALRETLVDDELLITADTEVWKKNRRYGKPANRESAVEMLRSLSGTSHQVISGICLCNRELLHTFHVTTEVAFVELSEEMISHYVDTYQPFDKAGAYGIQEWIGMVGIAELSGSYYNVVGLPTTEVFEAIQNWPELA; encoded by the coding sequence ATGAAACGCTTCCAAAAAATCATTTTAGGATCGGGTTCTCCGAGAAGAAAGCAACTCTTGGCTGACTTGGGATATGACTTTGAAGTGAGAGTGAGTGATGCAGATGAATCGGCACCAAATCATCTATCCGCGGAAGAAACGGTTGAATGGGTAGCGCGAAGCAAAGCCCAAGCACTTCGTGAAACTTTAGTAGATGATGAGTTATTGATCACCGCAGACACCGAAGTGTGGAAGAAAAACCGAAGATATGGGAAGCCTGCCAACCGAGAAAGTGCAGTAGAAATGCTTCGTTCACTTTCGGGAACTTCACATCAGGTCATCAGTGGTATATGTCTGTGCAATCGCGAATTGCTTCACACTTTTCACGTTACAACGGAAGTTGCTTTTGTGGAATTGAGTGAGGAAATGATCTCACATTACGTAGATACCTATCAGCCTTTTGACAAAGCTGGAGCCTATGGAATCCAAGAATGGATTGGGATGGTTGGAATTGCAGAGTTGAGTGGATCGTATTACAATGTAGTTGGATTGCCCACTACGGAAGTGTTTGAAGCAATTCAAAATTGGCCTGAGCTCGCTTAG
- the corA gene encoding magnesium/cobalt transporter CorA, producing MKKPTVKKPKRARKAKRSVKTGTAPGSLIYVGEQKVERVKAQLIRYNEDDFEEDRDLSFDKPVANMLRDSHVQWINLHGIHDVDLIQRIGANFDIDKLILEDLLDTTQRPKVEEFPNCLFFTLKSIVDIEGTDFQIEQISFILTENSVISLQEKPADIFENIRERLRNKAGLVRLRTADYLLFLLLDAVIDQYFVILDEYDSLLEELQEEIVTRPQDDTLVRTEKLKRSLVLLRKSVNPLKDTVSLMNHGNMRFLNDDFLKYYSDLKDSALEVIESVDAYRQMVEALENLYLSQLSQKNNDTMQVLTVIATIFIPLTFVAGIYGMNFEYMPELQWKYSYPVFWGIMIIVTAIMIRYFRRKGWF from the coding sequence ATGAAGAAACCAACTGTAAAGAAGCCAAAGCGCGCTCGTAAGGCAAAACGTAGTGTAAAGACAGGAACAGCGCCTGGCTCACTCATCTACGTTGGTGAACAAAAGGTTGAACGAGTTAAGGCTCAATTGATCCGATATAATGAGGATGATTTTGAGGAAGATAGAGATTTGTCGTTCGATAAGCCCGTGGCTAACATGCTCCGAGATTCACATGTTCAGTGGATCAACCTTCACGGTATTCACGATGTAGATCTCATTCAGCGAATAGGTGCAAACTTCGATATCGATAAACTGATTCTCGAGGATTTGTTGGACACGACCCAACGCCCAAAAGTAGAAGAGTTTCCCAATTGCTTGTTCTTCACCTTGAAGAGTATTGTGGATATCGAAGGAACCGATTTTCAGATAGAACAGATCAGCTTTATCCTCACCGAGAACAGCGTGATTTCACTTCAAGAGAAGCCAGCGGATATCTTTGAGAATATCCGAGAGCGATTGCGCAATAAAGCGGGACTCGTTCGATTGAGAACCGCAGATTACCTTCTGTTCTTGTTATTGGACGCTGTAATCGATCAGTATTTTGTGATACTTGACGAATACGATTCACTATTAGAAGAGCTTCAAGAAGAGATTGTTACCCGTCCGCAAGACGATACCTTAGTTCGCACGGAGAAGCTCAAGCGATCATTGGTGTTGCTGAGAAAATCAGTGAACCCCTTAAAGGATACCGTGAGTTTGATGAATCATGGAAATATGCGCTTCTTAAACGATGACTTCTTGAAATACTACAGCGATCTCAAGGACTCAGCACTGGAAGTGATTGAATCTGTGGATGCCTATCGCCAAATGGTTGAAGCACTTGAAAATCTTTACCTCTCACAGCTATCACAGAAAAACAACGATACGATGCAGGTATTGACGGTGATTGCTACCATTTTCATCCCTCTCACCTTTGTGGCTGGAATTTATGGGATGAACTTTGAGTACATGCCAGAACTTCAGTGGAAGTATAGTTATCCCGTCTTTTGGGGCATCATGATTATCGTGACGGCGATTATGATTCGCTACTTTCGTCGGAAGGGCTGGTTTTAG
- a CDS encoding Smr/MutS family protein, with translation MSQFCSVHVGDHIFFVDGSGGGMIVELDKGLALVAADDGRELWIEVHQLEKYEGTDSTFSSIQPETSSHSDSAEWGVGAVVSYLNEPGGGKVIDEGDRGYLVLDSDGFERWFRKTELVLVSSAITAALQESETINKDSSTKVFKPRKKETNILEVDLHIHELLEFDSHLSDHEKLEHQLRVARHQVEKARKGHYKKVILIHGVGKGVLRTKIQEMLEGMERIEYYDASLREYGTGATEVVFR, from the coding sequence ATGTCTCAATTTTGCAGCGTGCATGTAGGTGATCACATATTCTTTGTAGATGGTTCCGGCGGTGGAATGATCGTGGAGCTCGACAAAGGCCTTGCTTTGGTGGCAGCGGATGATGGAAGAGAGCTTTGGATCGAAGTTCATCAATTGGAGAAGTACGAAGGAACTGACTCTACATTCTCCTCCATCCAACCAGAGACTTCGTCTCATAGTGATTCAGCTGAATGGGGGGTAGGTGCTGTTGTGAGCTACTTGAATGAGCCCGGCGGAGGGAAAGTAATTGATGAAGGCGATAGAGGATACCTCGTTTTAGATTCAGATGGATTTGAACGTTGGTTTCGAAAGACGGAGCTCGTGCTCGTTTCATCCGCCATTACCGCAGCACTGCAAGAGTCGGAGACTATTAATAAAGATAGCTCTACGAAAGTCTTCAAGCCACGAAAGAAAGAAACCAATATTCTTGAAGTAGATTTGCACATCCATGAACTCTTGGAATTCGATTCCCATTTGTCGGATCATGAGAAATTGGAGCATCAACTTCGAGTAGCTAGGCATCAAGTTGAGAAAGCAAGAAAGGGGCACTACAAGAAAGTCATTCTGATTCACGGCGTTGGCAAAGGGGTTTTGAGAACTAAAATTCAAGAAATGCTGGAAGGAATGGAACGAATTGAATATTACGATGCCTCATTGAGAGAGTATGGAACAGGAGCCACCGAAGTGGTCTTTAGATAG
- a CDS encoding geranylgeranylglycerol-phosphate geranylgeranyltransferase: MVKEWFKLVRFANVLFIGGIPIVLHYAFVQPLMGESGLSTVELLLLFVSLFCIGCAGNIINDVFDQETDEINKPEKRSVGVTITENAAFWLFGILSTIGFVFFCAVAYLNDQLEYVIIYPFNLVLLWLYSMELKGRILIGNIIIAFLASTNVLIVALFDLLPVESSRSPIFNTCWNTLLVLSAFAFLSTLIREIVKDLEDVKGDTASGYKTFAITFNCRTVKSVLLFLITLDITALLWVSSLFYPDHYEVLIWTSIVLILPLVIIAVALVLAEKATQYHKISTWLKIHMLLGLLSPIVLIYTL; the protein is encoded by the coding sequence ATGGTAAAGGAATGGTTCAAGCTGGTGCGATTTGCGAATGTTCTCTTCATCGGAGGAATTCCCATCGTGTTGCACTATGCCTTTGTACAACCACTGATGGGTGAATCTGGCCTTTCTACGGTTGAACTCCTTCTTTTATTTGTCTCTCTATTCTGCATTGGCTGTGCTGGAAATATCATCAACGACGTATTTGATCAGGAAACCGATGAGATCAATAAGCCCGAAAAGCGAAGTGTAGGCGTTACCATCACTGAAAATGCGGCCTTTTGGCTGTTCGGAATATTGAGCACGATAGGTTTCGTCTTTTTTTGTGCAGTTGCTTACCTCAATGACCAATTGGAGTATGTCATCATCTACCCTTTCAATTTGGTGCTGCTTTGGCTTTATTCCATGGAGCTAAAAGGACGTATTCTAATTGGAAACATTATCATCGCCTTCCTAGCTAGCACCAATGTGCTCATCGTTGCGTTGTTCGACCTTCTTCCTGTAGAAAGTAGCAGATCACCTATCTTCAATACCTGCTGGAACACACTCTTGGTGTTGAGCGCATTCGCATTCCTATCCACCTTAATCCGGGAAATCGTAAAAGATTTGGAAGATGTAAAAGGAGATACCGCTTCTGGATACAAGACATTCGCTATCACGTTTAATTGTCGCACGGTAAAATCCGTCCTTCTCTTCCTGATAACGCTAGATATCACTGCGCTTTTATGGGTTTCATCCCTCTTCTACCCCGACCACTACGAAGTCCTCATTTGGACCAGCATCGTTCTAATTCTACCGTTAGTCATCATTGCCGTTGCACTTGTGCTCGCTGAAAAAGCAACCCAGTACCACAAAATTTCTACATGGCTTAAGATCCATATGCTTCTAGGCCTGCTCTCTCCCATTGTACTCATCTACACCCTATAA